Sequence from the Bacteroidota bacterium genome:
GGAGAATTTATGCGGAGCACAATGGCTTTCACATTTTCATCCGTGCGCGCCTGGCGGATTGCTTTTGAGAGCCGCTCGGAGCCGATGGAAGTTTCCTCTCCTTCTCCACCCATAATATCGCCTTGCGCGTACACCACTGCAATTTTATTGCTGCTGAAAGTTTCACTCTTCTTCGGAACGCGGGAATATTTTCTGAACTCCACGTAATTTACTTTGTCAAGCGAAGAAGCGCCCGAAAGTTTTTTTAGTATGTCGAGCATTTCATCTTTGTAAATGAGTTGGTCAACTAATTTATAAGTGAGCGCGCTTTTTCCATCGGTAATCAGCATGTTGTTTGCATAGCGGTTCAGTTCTTCCACGGAAATATTCCGCTCTTTGGAAATTCCTTCTTCCACATACTTCCAGATTGACTTCAGATACGTTTCCGTTTGCTCGCGGTTCTCTTTGCTCATTTTATCGAGGAAGTACGGCTCGGTGGCGCTTTTGAATTTTCCGTGACGGTAAATCTGCACATCCACTTCCAGTTTGTCCAGCATTTTTTTGAAGAACATGATTTGCCGGCTCAATCCTTTGAAGTCAACCATTCCTTCGGGGTTGAGATAAATTTTATCGGCAACGGTTGCAAGATAATACGCGCCCTGAGAATATCCTTCGCTGTATGCGACAATAAATTTTTTTGCCTGCCCCTTCGGGGACGCTTTGAATTCTATTAATGCATTTCGGATTTCTTCGAGCGTGGCAATGCCTGCGGGAATGGACGAAATGTCGAGATAAATTCCTTTAATGTTGTTATCTTCTTTTGCTTTTTCAATGTTGGCGAGAATGGTGTTCAAGCCAATAGGCATTCTATCCATGCCGCCAAAATCAAAATCTTCAAAAGGGTTTTTTGGCGCGCGCTCGCGGATTTCAGAATCAAATTTCAGGTGAAGAATGGAATTGGATTTTATCCGCAGCGGTTTTTCTTCGTGCGTTGCAATAGTCGAAACCGATTTAACAAATACGGCTACAATTACCAAAAAAATAAAAAGAAAAGTAACGAAAACGCCAAGCAGCGTGCCTAGAAATGAACCCCAGAAGTTTTTCATTGATGAATGATTAATGAA
This genomic interval carries:
- the sppA gene encoding signal peptide peptidase SppA, with protein sequence MKNFWGSFLGTLLGVFVTFLFIFLVIVAVFVKSVSTIATHEEKPLRIKSNSILHLKFDSEIRERAPKNPFEDFDFGGMDRMPIGLNTILANIEKAKEDNNIKGIYLDISSIPAGIATLEEIRNALIEFKASPKGQAKKFIVAYSEGYSQGAYYLATVADKIYLNPEGMVDFKGLSRQIMFFKKMLDKLEVDVQIYRHGKFKSATEPYFLDKMSKENREQTETYLKSIWKYVEEGISKERNISVEELNRYANNMLITDGKSALTYKLVDQLIYKDEMLDILKKLSGASSLDKVNYVEFRKYSRVPKKSETFSSNKIAVVYAQGDIMGGEGEETSIGSERLSKAIRQARTDENVKAIVLRINSPGGSSLASDVIWREVALAKKAKPVVVSMGDVAASGGYYISCAADAIVAHPNTITGSIGVFGVVPNGKGLFENKFGITIDTVNTNKHADIMSFYRPVKKEEGEVIQKWIENVYTDFITKVGEGRNMTSAQVDSIGQGRVWSGIDGKRIGLVDEFGGMKDAIALAAKKANLKKYEIMELPKQKDPFSEIFGNILDEEESYVRIPNMLRICEWLFGFSYSFNPISHQPSTINHQLETIFKYQGVQMRLPYDVVIY